Proteins found in one Streptomyces sp. CB09001 genomic segment:
- a CDS encoding DUF4132 domain-containing protein, whose translation MGWVTAGDYEVALDDGKVVCRNATGRRLKSVPAKLADDPAVVGLRQLVEWLERHERQCLSDVERWMVRSLPVPLAVLTRVWPDPAWRSALRDLVVTGADGEVAGFLRDADPERGLGLVDLDGDTVRVTPDLVRLPHPVLLEDLEELREFAVELGVEQRAQQLFREVWHRPAVLDAEASSVEEYAGGAFKELRFLHGRVSRLGHRVRGGYAVCSAWEDGRGVEARVWIGDYDGYEETETGPLMWTDTAGRLLKLGQVGPVAWSEGMRMAAALYAGRDIEDEERAA comes from the coding sequence ATGGGGTGGGTGACGGCCGGGGACTACGAGGTCGCCCTGGACGACGGGAAGGTGGTGTGCCGCAACGCCACCGGACGGCGGCTGAAGTCGGTGCCGGCCAAGCTCGCGGACGATCCCGCGGTGGTCGGACTGCGGCAGCTCGTCGAGTGGCTGGAGCGGCACGAACGCCAGTGCCTGAGCGACGTGGAGCGGTGGATGGTGCGGTCGCTGCCCGTGCCCCTCGCCGTGCTCACCCGCGTGTGGCCCGACCCGGCCTGGCGGTCCGCCCTGCGCGACCTCGTGGTCACCGGTGCCGACGGCGAGGTCGCGGGATTCCTGCGCGACGCCGACCCCGAGCGCGGCCTCGGCCTCGTCGACCTCGACGGTGACACGGTCCGTGTCACCCCCGACCTGGTCCGTCTCCCGCATCCCGTGCTCCTCGAAGACCTGGAGGAGCTGCGGGAGTTCGCCGTCGAGCTCGGCGTGGAACAGCGCGCTCAGCAGCTCTTCCGCGAGGTCTGGCACCGCCCCGCGGTGCTCGACGCCGAGGCCTCCTCGGTCGAGGAGTACGCGGGCGGCGCCTTCAAGGAGCTGCGCTTCCTGCACGGCCGGGTCAGCCGGCTCGGCCACCGGGTACGGGGCGGATACGCGGTCTGCTCCGCCTGGGAGGACGGCCGGGGTGTGGAGGCCCGGGTCTGGATCGGCGACTACGACGGCTACGAGGAGACGGAGACCGGCCCCCTCATGTGGACCGACACCGCCGGACGGCTGCTGAAGCTGGGCCAGGTCGGGCCGGTCGCCTGGTCGGAGGGCATGCGCATGGCTGCCGCGCTGTACGCCGGTCGCGACATCGAGGACGAGGAGCGGGCCGCGTGA
- a CDS encoding sugar ABC transporter permease, with translation MTNIRIPPVSSRPVPRPPKAVVRPSARERGTRLLAALFLAPTIVGIVVFTVVPIVGSVVLSLFHWNVIDDPSFAGAANYGEVFGDSTVLVSFRNTLLFMVLAVALQLLIALVLAIAVNGRMPVWLRSVFRSAFFFPLVLSAASISVVMKYLFNQDFGLVNWLLGLTGIAPVPWLTSENGAMAAVILVYVWQQFGFSFLLFVGGLNNIPKEVHEAAALDGATGPRKHLHVTLPLLSPTLLVASVVGIINALQVFEQPYVLTNGGPGDSTRTVVMVIYETAFEQLRFGTASAVGVLLFVLIMAVTALQFRLSRRFVHYQ, from the coding sequence ATGACGAACATCCGGATTCCGCCTGTCAGTTCGCGGCCGGTGCCCCGGCCGCCCAAGGCCGTGGTCCGTCCCTCCGCGCGCGAGCGCGGCACGCGACTGCTGGCCGCCCTGTTCCTGGCACCGACGATCGTCGGCATCGTCGTCTTCACGGTCGTCCCGATCGTCGGCTCGGTGGTGCTGAGCCTCTTCCACTGGAACGTGATCGACGATCCGAGCTTCGCCGGGGCGGCCAACTACGGCGAGGTCTTCGGCGACTCGACCGTGCTGGTCTCCTTCCGCAACACGCTGCTCTTCATGGTGCTGGCGGTCGCCCTGCAACTGCTGATCGCACTCGTCCTGGCGATCGCGGTGAACGGGCGCATGCCGGTGTGGCTGCGATCGGTGTTCCGCTCGGCGTTCTTCTTCCCGCTGGTGCTGTCCGCGGCCTCCATCTCCGTGGTGATGAAGTACCTGTTCAACCAGGACTTCGGGCTGGTGAACTGGCTGCTCGGGTTGACCGGGATCGCTCCGGTGCCCTGGTTGACCTCGGAGAACGGGGCGATGGCCGCGGTGATCCTGGTCTATGTCTGGCAGCAGTTCGGATTCTCGTTCCTGCTGTTCGTGGGCGGGCTCAACAACATCCCGAAGGAGGTCCACGAGGCGGCCGCCCTCGACGGCGCCACCGGGCCCCGCAAGCACCTGCACGTCACCCTGCCGCTGCTGTCTCCGACGCTGCTGGTGGCGTCCGTGGTCGGCATCATCAACGCGCTCCAGGTCTTCGAGCAGCCGTACGTGCTGACCAACGGCGGCCCGGGCGACTCCACCCGCACCGTCGTGATGGTCATCTACGAGACCGCCTTCGAGCAGCTGCGCTTCGGTACCGCGTCCGCGGTGGGCGTGCTGCTGTTCGTGCTGATCATGGCGGTGACCGCACTCCAGTTCCGGCTCAGCCGGCGTTTCGTCCACTACCAGTGA
- a CDS encoding carbohydrate ABC transporter permease, with protein sequence MSHTTLTTGRVRHSLAPWARIAGLAVCALLTLGPVIWTVSTSLRTPAESFDLPPEIIPSEPTVEAYRGVFAQIDVWLLALNSTLVTVLIAVGQMITAGLAGYAFARLEFRFKKPLFGLVLATMMVPLQVTIVPVFLVLKSMGLTDTLLGLIVPAFPTAFGTFLMRQYFLGMPKDLGEAAMLDGAGPWRVFRSVYAPLAAPGLAIVGVLAFNYHWNEFFRPLILETSGQNYTLPLGLVSLQGNLGTGSISVVLAGVVLSMIPAVAVFVVGQRPLREGITSAGVNR encoded by the coding sequence ATGAGCCACACGACCCTGACCACCGGCCGGGTGCGTCACTCCCTCGCGCCGTGGGCGCGGATCGCCGGGCTGGCCGTCTGCGCCCTGCTGACCCTCGGCCCGGTCATCTGGACCGTCTCGACCTCGTTGCGCACTCCCGCGGAGTCCTTCGACCTGCCGCCCGAGATCATTCCCTCGGAGCCGACCGTCGAGGCCTACCGCGGGGTCTTCGCGCAGATCGACGTCTGGCTGCTCGCGCTGAACTCGACACTGGTGACGGTGCTGATCGCGGTCGGCCAGATGATCACCGCCGGGCTCGCCGGATACGCCTTCGCCCGTCTGGAGTTCCGGTTCAAGAAGCCGCTGTTCGGCCTGGTCCTGGCGACCATGATGGTGCCGTTGCAGGTCACCATCGTGCCGGTGTTCCTGGTGCTGAAGTCGATGGGGCTGACCGACACCCTGCTCGGCCTGATCGTTCCGGCGTTCCCGACGGCGTTCGGCACCTTCCTGATGCGCCAGTACTTCCTGGGCATGCCGAAGGACCTGGGCGAGGCGGCGATGCTCGACGGGGCGGGCCCGTGGCGGGTGTTCCGTTCGGTGTACGCGCCGCTCGCCGCGCCGGGTCTCGCGATCGTCGGCGTACTGGCCTTCAACTACCACTGGAACGAGTTCTTCCGCCCGCTGATCCTGGAGACCTCCGGCCAGAACTACACCCTGCCGCTGGGGCTGGTCTCCCTCCAGGGCAACCTCGGCACCGGCTCCATCTCGGTGGTGCTCGCCGGTGTGGTGCTGTCCATGATCCCCGCCGTCGCCGTGTTCGTCGTCGGCCAACGCCCTCTCCGTGAGGGCATCACCTCCGCAGGAGTCAACCGTTGA
- a CDS encoding glycoside hydrolase family 32 protein produces the protein MRGPSRRALLAGSAASAGAALLPPAGPAAANPRAAEPACARYRAAYHFTVPDQWKNDPQRPVWIDGEYHYYYLYNPDYFAGGTTSGTAWRLVTSTDLVRFTDRGIAVPKDTTPNGDVWSGSAVVDPRGTAGFGAGAVIVLATMEPAGGAQAQYLYYSTDKGRTFRPHGTAPVLPNPGARDFRDPKVIRDEERDRWVMALAENNKVGFYHSADLKAWTYAGGFVKDGIGVLECPDLFRITAEDGTVKWVLGVSANAKGAGLPNTYAYWTGAFDGSAFAPDAPDPQWLDHGWDWYGAVTFEKRNAGGTLDEHARYAIGWLNNWDYANTTPTIDTDGFNGTDSVVREVTLRRAATGAYHLASRPVAALDRYVSRTVELGDLEVEGTRVLDYRGTAYEVSCEITWDRLTGAGLQLRRSNDGGRHVDAGVYGDYAFLNRRATVNPDASGRWQESRSPFDPSARRVRLRVLVDRTSVEVFVDDGRYVHTSEAFPYLIDNRLALFTVDGRAVFRNTVIREFTV, from the coding sequence ATGCGTGGACCGTCCAGACGAGCACTCCTCGCCGGGTCTGCCGCGAGCGCCGGCGCCGCACTCCTGCCGCCGGCGGGACCCGCCGCGGCGAATCCCCGGGCCGCGGAACCGGCCTGCGCCCGCTACCGGGCGGCGTACCACTTCACCGTCCCCGACCAGTGGAAGAACGACCCGCAGCGCCCGGTCTGGATCGACGGCGAGTACCACTACTACTACCTGTACAACCCGGACTATTTCGCCGGCGGCACCACCTCCGGCACCGCCTGGCGCCTGGTCACCAGCACCGACCTGGTCCGCTTCACCGACCGCGGCATCGCCGTCCCGAAGGACACCACCCCGAACGGGGACGTCTGGTCGGGCTCGGCGGTCGTGGACCCGCGGGGCACGGCGGGCTTCGGCGCCGGCGCCGTGATCGTGCTCGCGACCATGGAGCCGGCGGGCGGTGCGCAGGCCCAGTACCTGTACTACTCCACCGACAAGGGCCGCACCTTCCGCCCGCACGGCACCGCCCCGGTCCTGCCCAATCCAGGTGCCCGCGACTTCCGGGACCCGAAGGTGATCCGCGACGAGGAGCGCGACCGGTGGGTGATGGCGCTCGCCGAGAACAACAAGGTGGGGTTCTACCACTCGGCCGACCTGAAGGCGTGGACGTACGCCGGCGGCTTCGTCAAGGACGGCATCGGGGTGCTGGAGTGCCCCGATCTGTTCCGGATCACCGCCGAGGACGGCACCGTGAAGTGGGTGCTCGGGGTGAGCGCCAACGCCAAGGGCGCCGGGCTGCCCAACACGTACGCCTACTGGACCGGCGCCTTCGACGGCAGCGCCTTCGCACCCGACGCGCCGGACCCGCAGTGGCTCGACCACGGCTGGGACTGGTACGGCGCCGTCACCTTCGAGAAGCGGAACGCCGGCGGCACCCTCGACGAGCACGCCCGCTACGCCATCGGCTGGCTGAACAACTGGGACTACGCCAACACCACGCCCACCATCGACACCGACGGCTTCAACGGCACCGACTCCGTCGTCCGTGAGGTGACCCTCAGGCGCGCCGCCACCGGCGCCTACCACCTCGCCTCCCGCCCGGTCGCCGCCCTGGACCGGTACGTCTCACGCACGGTGGAACTGGGCGACCTCGAGGTCGAGGGCACGCGGGTGCTCGACTACCGCGGCACCGCCTACGAGGTGAGCTGCGAGATCACGTGGGACCGGCTCACCGGCGCGGGTCTCCAGCTGCGCCGCTCCAACGACGGCGGCCGCCACGTCGACGCGGGGGTGTACGGCGACTACGCCTTCCTCAACCGGAGGGCCACCGTCAACCCGGACGCCTCGGGACGCTGGCAGGAGAGCAGGAGCCCGTTCGACCCGTCGGCGCGGCGGGTGCGGCTGCGCGTTCTGGTGGACCGCACCTCGGTGGAGGTGTTCGTGGACGACGGCCGGTACGTGCACACCTCGGAGGCGTTCCCGTACCTCATCGACAACCGCCTCGCGCTGTTCACCGTCGACGGCCGGGCGGTGTTCCGGAACACGGTGATACGGGAGTTCACCGTGTGA
- a CDS encoding extracellular solute-binding protein — protein MTDSHTRRSLLRYGAYGAAAAALTGTAASWDRLTAADVPGRDDGSLVVATLGPAYGPAAVRSLTEGFAEEYPDIKLRINAVQAVDWSDFFAKILTQIAAGLAPDLVYVATEGVQLFARQLGVPLDHWVRRDAGELREYFADVHPALVESMMYEGSLYQLPVEFNAADMYLNRQVLRRAGADRPPADWTRDDFTALLRRMKKSSDSHFTPYFWTNRLWGGVVPWLFANGTNLLAESKAPGGDWLWDAFYPARQRSGRGGGFRWTTPQATGARFEETYEYLASLIEEGLCTRPEGGNGQNLVGVFSTGRVGVTPAGGFWAGGLHQAGMPADGYDTQYFPRWRTRRHQFGAAGYALLRTSKRQEEAWEFIKYAARKDTLTRLFTTNQTTPARRSMLTADRYRETGPDHWRVFYDTLDRFPDTGPVPAPPQVAEVEQVLLKHTGTALSSPRAVRPALRRLQGDLEKAMERDV, from the coding sequence ATGACCGACTCGCACACCCGCCGCAGCCTGCTGCGGTACGGCGCCTACGGCGCGGCGGCCGCCGCGCTGACCGGCACCGCCGCCTCCTGGGACCGGCTCACCGCGGCCGACGTCCCGGGGCGCGACGACGGCTCCCTCGTCGTGGCCACCCTGGGCCCCGCCTACGGCCCGGCCGCCGTGCGCTCCCTCACCGAGGGATTCGCCGAGGAGTACCCCGACATCAAGCTCCGGATCAACGCGGTGCAGGCCGTCGACTGGTCGGACTTCTTCGCCAAGATCCTCACCCAGATCGCCGCGGGCCTGGCCCCCGACCTGGTCTACGTCGCGACGGAGGGCGTGCAGCTGTTCGCGCGGCAGCTCGGGGTGCCGCTGGACCACTGGGTCCGGCGGGACGCCGGCGAACTGCGGGAGTACTTCGCCGACGTCCACCCCGCACTGGTGGAGTCGATGATGTACGAAGGCAGCCTGTACCAGCTGCCCGTGGAGTTCAACGCGGCCGACATGTACCTCAACCGGCAGGTGCTGCGACGGGCCGGCGCGGACCGACCGCCGGCCGACTGGACGCGGGACGACTTCACCGCCCTGCTGCGCCGGATGAAGAAGTCGAGCGACTCCCACTTCACGCCGTACTTCTGGACCAACCGCCTGTGGGGCGGGGTCGTGCCCTGGCTCTTCGCCAACGGCACCAACCTGCTGGCCGAGTCCAAGGCGCCGGGCGGCGACTGGCTGTGGGACGCCTTCTATCCGGCGCGGCAGCGCTCGGGGCGCGGCGGCGGCTTCCGCTGGACCACGCCCCAGGCGACCGGCGCCCGCTTCGAGGAGACGTACGAGTATCTGGCCTCCCTCATCGAGGAGGGCCTGTGCACGCGCCCGGAGGGCGGCAACGGGCAGAACCTGGTCGGCGTGTTCTCCACGGGCCGGGTCGGAGTGACGCCCGCGGGCGGCTTCTGGGCCGGCGGCCTGCACCAGGCCGGGATGCCCGCCGACGGCTACGACACGCAGTACTTCCCACGCTGGCGCACCCGGCGCCACCAGTTCGGAGCGGCGGGCTACGCACTGCTGCGCACCTCGAAGCGGCAGGAGGAGGCGTGGGAGTTCATCAAGTACGCCGCCCGCAAGGACACCCTGACCCGGCTGTTCACCACCAACCAGACGACCCCGGCGCGCCGCTCGATGCTGACCGCCGACCGCTACCGGGAGACCGGCCCCGACCACTGGCGGGTCTTCTACGACACCCTCGACCGGTTCCCCGACACGGGACCCGTCCCGGCGCCGCCACAGGTCGCCGAGGTCGAACAGGTGCTGCTGAAACACACCGGCACCGCCCTGTCGTCCCCGCGCGCGGTGCGTCCGGCGCTGCGCCGGCTCCAGGGCGATCTGGAGAAGGCCATGGAGCGTGACGTATGA
- a CDS encoding glycoside hydrolase family 32 protein, with the protein MSLDSNAPRFRVRPPANWINDPNGPFRWGDRYHLFYQYNPDAPVHTNVHWGHASSPDLVRWQHHPIALTPTPGGPDEAGCWSGCVVDDGGVPTAVYTGIDHQHTGLGTVCLARATDPADPALTGWKPLPSPVVPSPPAGLDVVMFRDPFVFRHAGHRWALVGAGHADGTPSVLLYDCDELTHWRFAGVFLDGDDPVAVAAFGDKAVGWECPQLLVTPGGDRVLLVSLWDGDPSGTGYLTGRLDPSPAHGLRFAPRTGGPLDHGRDFYAPAVLQEPERALMWGWSWESRGPGEAERAGWAGVLTAPRVLDVHADGTLRLRPAPELNALRAPEPFVTAPGSGTRLPDAYDLTVTARTVTTVRLGEELTLRIDPTVGGLTVQRAGRPAPVEVRVAGGAELNVRVLVDGSLYEVFADDRAMVTERVYRGPGDAPELTVTGPQSAVTAWELAGPTVN; encoded by the coding sequence TTGAGCCTCGACAGCAACGCGCCGCGCTTCCGGGTCCGACCGCCTGCCAACTGGATCAACGACCCGAACGGTCCGTTCCGCTGGGGTGACCGCTACCACCTCTTCTACCAGTACAACCCGGACGCGCCGGTGCACACCAACGTCCACTGGGGCCATGCCTCCAGTCCCGACCTGGTCCGCTGGCAGCACCATCCGATCGCGCTCACCCCGACGCCCGGCGGGCCCGACGAGGCGGGCTGCTGGTCCGGCTGCGTGGTCGACGACGGCGGGGTACCGACCGCGGTGTACACGGGTATCGACCACCAGCACACCGGACTCGGCACCGTCTGCCTGGCCCGCGCGACCGACCCGGCCGACCCGGCACTGACCGGGTGGAAGCCGCTGCCCTCGCCCGTGGTGCCGAGTCCGCCGGCCGGCCTGGACGTGGTGATGTTCCGTGATCCGTTCGTCTTCCGGCACGCCGGCCACCGCTGGGCCCTGGTCGGCGCGGGCCACGCCGACGGCACGCCCTCGGTCCTGCTGTACGACTGCGACGAGCTGACCCACTGGCGATTCGCCGGTGTGTTCCTGGACGGCGACGACCCGGTCGCCGTGGCCGCGTTCGGCGACAAGGCCGTCGGCTGGGAGTGCCCGCAGCTGCTGGTGACTCCGGGCGGCGACCGGGTGCTGCTCGTGTCGCTGTGGGACGGCGACCCCAGTGGGACGGGTTACCTGACGGGCCGTCTGGACCCCTCACCGGCGCACGGACTGCGGTTCGCCCCACGCACCGGCGGCCCCCTCGACCACGGCCGTGACTTCTACGCGCCCGCCGTGCTGCAGGAGCCGGAGCGGGCGCTGATGTGGGGCTGGTCCTGGGAGTCCCGCGGGCCCGGCGAGGCGGAGCGGGCCGGCTGGGCCGGCGTGCTCACCGCGCCGCGCGTCCTCGACGTCCATGCCGACGGCACCCTCCGGCTCCGGCCGGCGCCGGAGTTGAACGCACTGCGGGCGCCGGAGCCGTTCGTCACCGCACCGGGCTCGGGCACACGGCTCCCGGACGCGTACGACCTGACCGTCACCGCCCGTACGGTCACAACGGTCCGCCTGGGGGAGGAGCTGACGCTCCGGATCGACCCCACAGTGGGTGGCCTGACCGTACAGCGTGCCGGACGGCCGGCGCCGGTGGAGGTGCGGGTGGCGGGCGGTGCGGAGCTGAACGTCCGCGTCCTCGTCGACGGTTCGCTGTACGAGGTGTTCGCGGACGACCGGGCCATGGTGACCGAGCGGGTCTACCGCGGCCCCGGCGACGCGCCCGAACTGACCGTCACGGGCCCCCAATCCGCCGTCACCGCGTGGGAACTGGCCGGACCGACCGTGAACTGA
- a CDS encoding SgcJ/EcaC family oxidoreductase: MNTQGSPTEADTEDIKAIEHVVATVERTQRDKDAEGFLSLFRPDALWTTGHGKVLLGLDAISEFTRAVLPQAVWDGDVTYEVIHTQFLRPDVAAVKVRQVYHSAEGDTEGAPLYVMTRQDDGRWLLHACQNTEVRSG, from the coding sequence ATGAACACACAGGGCTCTCCCACGGAGGCCGACACCGAGGACATCAAGGCCATCGAGCACGTCGTGGCCACCGTCGAACGCACCCAGCGCGACAAGGACGCCGAAGGGTTCCTTTCCCTCTTCCGACCCGACGCGCTCTGGACGACCGGGCACGGCAAGGTGCTCCTGGGCCTCGACGCGATCTCCGAGTTCACCCGCGCGGTGCTGCCCCAGGCCGTGTGGGACGGCGACGTCACCTACGAGGTGATCCACACGCAGTTCCTGCGCCCGGACGTGGCGGCGGTCAAGGTCCGGCAGGTCTACCACTCGGCCGAGGGAGACACGGAGGGCGCGCCGCTGTACGTCATGACCAGGCAGGACGACGGACGCTGGCTGCTGCACGCCTGCCAGAACACGGAAGTCCGCAGCGGGTGA
- a CDS encoding DUF2071 domain-containing protein, whose product MQKPSAVTPDAPAAIRTPLLTQEWLDLAFIHWAVEPAAVAGLMPRGTVPDTHDGLTYVGLVAFRMHRVGWFRLPGIPYFGSFPETNVRLYSVDAHGRRGVVFRSMDASRLIPVVMGRVGFRLPYLWSRMTVRSVGDTVTYTSSRRWPGPRGAHSRITLRTGERIHEPTDLEHFLTARWGMHNMFFGQAAYLPNHHPRWPLHRARLLSCDEDLVASAGVPATGEGPVSVLYSPGVPVRLGRPALPAAAVPAGP is encoded by the coding sequence GTGCAGAAGCCCAGCGCCGTGACCCCGGACGCCCCCGCGGCGATACGGACGCCGCTCCTCACCCAGGAGTGGCTCGACCTCGCCTTCATCCACTGGGCCGTCGAGCCCGCCGCCGTGGCGGGACTCATGCCGCGCGGCACCGTCCCCGACACGCACGACGGACTCACGTACGTGGGACTCGTCGCGTTCCGCATGCACCGGGTCGGATGGTTCAGGCTGCCCGGGATCCCGTACTTCGGCTCGTTCCCGGAGACCAACGTGCGGCTGTACAGCGTGGACGCGCACGGGCGGCGCGGCGTGGTCTTCCGGTCGATGGACGCCTCGCGGCTGATACCGGTGGTGATGGGGCGCGTCGGCTTCCGGCTGCCCTACCTGTGGTCCCGCATGACCGTCCGCTCCGTGGGCGACACCGTGACCTACACCAGCTCCCGCCGCTGGCCGGGACCGCGCGGTGCCCACAGCCGCATCACCCTGCGGACCGGCGAACGCATCCACGAGCCCACGGACCTGGAGCACTTCCTCACCGCCCGCTGGGGCATGCACAACATGTTCTTCGGCCAAGCGGCGTACCTGCCCAACCACCATCCCCGCTGGCCCCTGCACCGGGCGCGACTCCTCTCGTGCGACGAGGACCTGGTCGCGAGTGCCGGGGTACCGGCGACGGGAGAGGGCCCGGTCAGCGTCCTCTACTCGCCCGGGGTCCCGGTCCGTCTCGGTCGCCCCGCCCTGCCGGCCGCCGCCGTCCCGGCCGGCCCTTGA
- a CDS encoding AAA family ATPase has translation MTTTLSPDTARQIVPPEDRYASELAFLAAYDDGPRPPAWRLTPRAVVTFVMGSGGRSLRLPEHTAAPEGVPRRMEVEGKFVGDRSLVERCVVTLAGERGLLLVGEPGTAKSMLSELLSAAVCGTSGLVVQGTAGTTEDQLKYGWNYALLLAQGPSRTALVPSPVLTAMSRGGIARVEEVTRCLPEVQDALVSLLSERRIAVPELSGTDDALAHAAPGFNLIATANLRDKGVSEMSAALKRRFNFETVGPIPDLDAETALVRSQARASVERAGAPFEVDEAVLEALVVAFRDLREGRSAEGWEVERPSTVMSTAEAVSVAGALGLAAAYFPGDRDVLGLLPGHLLGVVRKDDPADAARLRGYWDGPVRRRAEQGSATWRTLWDLRTVLEG, from the coding sequence ATGACCACGACCCTCTCCCCCGACACCGCCCGGCAGATCGTGCCGCCGGAGGACCGGTACGCCTCCGAGCTGGCCTTCCTCGCCGCCTACGACGACGGTCCGCGCCCACCCGCCTGGCGGCTCACGCCCCGCGCCGTGGTCACCTTCGTCATGGGCAGCGGCGGCCGTTCCCTGCGGCTGCCCGAGCACACCGCCGCACCCGAGGGCGTTCCGCGCCGGATGGAGGTGGAGGGCAAGTTCGTCGGCGACAGGTCGCTGGTCGAGCGGTGTGTCGTCACCCTCGCCGGGGAGCGCGGGCTGCTGCTCGTCGGAGAGCCCGGCACCGCCAAGTCCATGCTGTCCGAACTGCTGTCGGCGGCCGTGTGCGGCACCAGCGGCCTGGTGGTGCAGGGCACGGCGGGCACGACCGAGGACCAGCTGAAGTACGGCTGGAACTACGCCCTGCTGCTCGCCCAGGGCCCCAGCCGGACGGCTCTCGTGCCCTCTCCCGTCCTGACCGCGATGAGCCGGGGCGGCATCGCCCGTGTCGAAGAGGTGACCCGCTGTCTGCCGGAGGTGCAGGACGCTCTGGTCTCCCTGCTCTCCGAGCGGCGCATCGCCGTTCCCGAACTCTCGGGCACCGACGACGCCCTGGCGCACGCCGCACCCGGCTTCAACCTCATCGCCACCGCGAACCTCCGCGACAAGGGCGTCTCCGAGATGTCCGCCGCGCTCAAGCGCCGTTTCAACTTCGAGACGGTCGGCCCGATTCCGGACCTGGACGCCGAGACGGCCCTGGTCCGCAGCCAGGCTCGGGCCTCGGTCGAACGGGCCGGCGCGCCCTTCGAGGTCGACGAGGCGGTCCTGGAGGCACTGGTCGTCGCCTTCCGAGACCTGCGCGAGGGCCGGTCTGCGGAGGGCTGGGAGGTCGAGCGCCCCTCCACGGTCATGAGTACCGCGGAGGCCGTGTCGGTCGCGGGTGCGCTGGGGCTGGCCGCGGCGTACTTCCCCGGGGACCGCGACGTGCTGGGTCTGCTGCCGGGGCATCTCCTCGGTGTGGTCCGCAAGGACGATCCGGCCGACGCGGCGCGGCTGCGCGGGTACTGGGACGGCCCGGTCCGGCGCCGTGCCGAGCAGGGTTCCGCCACCTGGCGCACCCTGTGGGACCTGCGCACGGTCCTGGAGGGCTGA
- a CDS encoding MerR family transcriptional regulator, translating into MRSIGEMARDSGLGVSALRFYDRAGVLVPAWVDPASGYRWYAPGQLDEARVLVRLRGAGVPLADIRLVLAGWSGADADLVRGLLRAHLSRLERGLAEARSEFSTLEALLDHRENPMTTSPRTGTVRLSLPAPALADALDAVRFAAGRDPELPMLGGVLFDVEGDALHVVATDRYRMAVARLTAVGHGGPREQVVVPAPLVDAMRALLGEDEPARFGVEGERVTLEAGEREASGRRLAHDFPDYRRLVQLPPGRRVVVDVPEFREALATGPVRTAEQGEPGGRSARDVSVLATVDGTVIVCGEADPDGAGHHVGVDRGYLLDALAAADRDRLVLEFGPAPTAPLAIRRADDEGAFSLLMPVRLDD; encoded by the coding sequence ATGCGCAGCATTGGCGAGATGGCCCGCGACAGCGGACTGGGCGTGAGCGCCCTGCGGTTCTACGACCGTGCCGGTGTGCTGGTCCCCGCCTGGGTCGATCCGGCGAGTGGCTACCGGTGGTACGCCCCCGGCCAGCTCGATGAGGCCAGGGTGCTGGTCCGGCTGCGGGGGGCGGGTGTGCCGCTGGCGGACATCCGGCTGGTGCTGGCCGGCTGGTCCGGGGCGGACGCCGACCTGGTGCGAGGGCTGCTCCGGGCACACCTGAGCCGTCTGGAGCGGGGGCTGGCCGAGGCCCGCAGCGAGTTCTCCACGCTCGAAGCGCTACTCGATCACAGGGAGAATCCCATGACCACCTCGCCGCGTACCGGCACCGTCCGACTGTCCCTTCCCGCGCCCGCGCTGGCGGACGCGCTCGACGCGGTCCGCTTCGCCGCGGGCCGGGACCCCGAGCTGCCGATGCTCGGCGGCGTCCTGTTCGACGTCGAGGGCGACGCGCTCCACGTCGTGGCCACCGACCGCTACCGGATGGCCGTCGCGCGCCTGACCGCCGTCGGACACGGGGGACCGCGCGAGCAGGTCGTCGTGCCCGCACCGCTCGTCGACGCGATGCGCGCGCTGCTGGGCGAGGACGAGCCCGCCCGCTTCGGCGTGGAGGGAGAGCGCGTGACGCTGGAGGCCGGGGAGCGCGAGGCGTCGGGGCGGCGCCTGGCCCACGACTTCCCCGACTACCGCCGTCTCGTGCAGCTGCCGCCCGGGCGGCGGGTCGTCGTCGATGTGCCCGAGTTCCGGGAGGCGTTGGCGACCGGCCCCGTCCGCACGGCCGAACAGGGCGAGCCGGGCGGCCGGTCCGCGCGCGACGTCAGCGTGCTCGCGACGGTGGACGGCACGGTGATCGTCTGCGGGGAGGCAGACCCGGACGGGGCCGGGCACCACGTCGGTGTCGACCGCGGGTACCTGCTGGACGCGCTCGCGGCCGCGGACCGGGACCGGCTCGTCCTGGAGTTCGGGCCCGCTCCCACCGCGCCGCTGGCGATCCGCCGGGCGGACGACGAGGGGGCGTTCTCGCTGCTGATGCCGGTCCGCCTGGACGACTGA